In Mycoplasmopsis fermentans PG18, one genomic interval encodes:
- a CDS encoding MAG3090 family protein, which produces MKRLNLLWKPKEDETYPWLLKHPKIKEGLAKFKTRQDAVDWFLNFGDEVYIWFQNNEGIFGGQLAVLESENPKDKDSKKLLSIPKVSGFDGGETYNGICEEFSIHPSYLSREPYKSALAKRIPEIDFVLISDPATYFPADLEMKKRSQSSYVDLNAIKASLELKIKELEDQKNASDETINSLKEQLENKKFDFMKVEEEIEAIKNQKDQEINAVREEAEKKIEEVKAEAAATAEQPAYDPNAEVQYDPYGNPIDLNAQPAMDPYGNPYVQSETIMADPYGTEGGYLVQPEAYGQLTPYEANYGYPTGMYDGTQFYPVQRKSDKGIWVGVGIAAAVLLIILILDILVLLSLTNVAQIF; this is translated from the coding sequence ATGAAAAGACTTAATCTTTTATGAAAACCTAAAGAAGATGAAACATATCCATGACTTCTTAAACACCCTAAAATTAAAGAAGGGCTTGCAAAATTTAAAACACGTCAAGATGCTGTAGACTGATTCTTGAACTTTGGAGATGAAGTTTACATTTGATTTCAAAATAACGAAGGTATTTTTGGTGGACAATTAGCAGTATTAGAATCAGAAAATCCAAAAGACAAAGATTCTAAAAAATTATTATCAATTCCTAAAGTTTCAGGTTTTGATGGTGGTGAAACATATAACGGTATTTGTGAAGAATTTAGTATTCACCCATCATATCTTTCAAGAGAACCTTACAAATCGGCTTTAGCTAAAAGAATTCCAGAAATTGACTTTGTATTAATTTCAGATCCTGCTACATACTTCCCAGCAGATCTTGAAATGAAAAAACGTAGTCAATCATCATATGTTGACCTTAACGCTATCAAAGCATCTCTTGAACTTAAAATTAAAGAACTTGAAGACCAAAAAAATGCTTCAGATGAAACAATCAATAGCTTAAAAGAACAATTAGAAAACAAAAAATTCGACTTCATGAAAGTTGAAGAAGAAATTGAAGCTATTAAAAACCAAAAAGATCAAGAAATCAACGCAGTACGTGAAGAAGCTGAAAAGAAAATTGAAGAAGTTAAAGCAGAAGCAGCTGCAACAGCAGAACAACCAGCTTATGATCCAAATGCTGAAGTTCAATACGATCCATATGGAAACCCAATTGATCTAAATGCACAGCCAGCAATGGACCCTTATGGAAATCCATATGTACAAAGTGAAACAATTATGGCAGATCCTTATGGAACAGAAGGCGGATATTTAGTACAACCTGAAGCCTATGGGCAATTAACTCCATATGAAGCTAACTATGGATACCCAACAGGTATGTATGATGGTACTCAATTCTACCCTGTTCAACGAAAATCAGACAAAGGAATTTGAGTAGGTGTTGGTATTGCTGCAGCAGTGTTGTTAATTATCTTAATTCTTGATATATTAGTGTTACTTAGCTTAACAAATGTTGCTCAAATCTTTTAA
- the rpmG gene encoding 50S ribosomal protein L33, with protein sequence MQKRKVTLSCENCQKLNYSTNKSLSNPKRIEIKKFCPNCRMHTIHKEEK encoded by the coding sequence ATGCAAAAAAGAAAAGTGACTCTTTCTTGTGAAAATTGCCAAAAACTTAACTATTCAACAAATAAAAGTTTAAGCAATCCTAAAAGAATAGAGATTAAAAAATTTTGTCCAAACTGTAGAATGCACACAATACACAAAGAGGAAAAATAA
- a CDS encoding DNA-processing protein DprA, whose translation MNELLVYLSYKYEGNIFEIYKFLKNKKKINQAEIDIVLKELEEKGIKYITALDENFPEILKNFRYSPYVLFYKGNIGLLNKKAVCLTGDIESPIVDINIKKSQNTFLENYPLITNDFKNLDQKFVEIYRQNKKEIIHVLPYGLDYIKETINLDTELYISQYPPQTHAKLFRFKERNILVSFLAEFLIVYSSKSDSGILSLATAFANNNKEVYCYPGLSYDDGNNYLIKLGANLITQIAEVQYY comes from the coding sequence ATGAATGAATTATTAGTTTATTTAAGTTATAAATATGAAGGGAATATTTTTGAAATTTACAAATTTTTGAAAAATAAGAAAAAAATTAATCAAGCAGAAATAGATATAGTATTAAAGGAGCTAGAAGAAAAAGGTATTAAGTATATAACAGCTTTAGACGAAAATTTTCCAGAGATATTAAAAAATTTTCGTTATTCGCCATATGTTCTTTTTTATAAAGGCAATATTGGCTTATTAAATAAGAAAGCAGTTTGCTTAACTGGAGATATTGAAAGTCCAATTGTGGACATCAATATTAAGAAATCACAAAATACATTTTTGGAGAATTATCCTTTAATAACGAATGATTTCAAGAATTTAGATCAAAAATTTGTTGAAATATATCGTCAAAATAAAAAAGAAATAATCCATGTATTGCCTTATGGATTAGATTATATAAAGGAAACTATAAATTTAGATACAGAATTGTATATTAGTCAATATCCACCACAAACTCATGCTAAATTATTTAGATTTAAAGAAAGGAACATTTTAGTTTCATTTTTAGCTGAATTTTTAATTGTTTATAGCAGCAAAAGCGACTCGGGTATTTTGAGTCTTGCAACAGCTTTTGCTAACAATAATAAGGAAGTGTATTGTTATCCGGGTTTAAGTTATGATGATGGAAACAATTATTTAATTAAATTAGGAGCTAATCTAATTACGCAAATTGCAGAAGTACAATATTATTAA
- the rpsT gene encoding 30S ribosomal protein S20: NNAMKTRVRKAIRVAREAILAKDKNAQELVNKAHSIIATAVQKGVFHPNKGARKSSRLDKFVNEQNAKKDA, encoded by the coding sequence GTAACAATGCTATGAAAACAAGAGTTCGTAAAGCAATTAGAGTAGCTAGAGAAGCAATTTTAGCTAAAGATAAAAACGCTCAAGAGTTAGTTAATAAAGCTCACTCAATTATTGCTACAGCTGTTCAAAAAGGTGTTTTCCACCCAAATAAAGGTGCAAGAAAATCATCTCGTTTAGACAAATTTGTTAACGAACAAAATGCTAAAAAAGATGCATAA
- the secE gene encoding preprotein translocase subunit SecE, translated as MKKEKEVKTKKPKKYLFRRFVKEMKRVRWPSVRKNWISFAQIVIFTLIFTLCAVLLGVLFSLILTKAGVK; from the coding sequence ATGAAAAAGGAAAAAGAAGTCAAAACTAAAAAACCTAAAAAGTATCTATTCAGACGTTTTGTAAAAGAAATGAAAAGAGTTAGATGACCTTCTGTAAGAAAGAATTGAATTTCTTTTGCTCAAATAGTTATTTTTACATTGATATTTACATTGTGTGCTGTTTTACTTGGCGTTCTTTTCTCACTTATTCTTACTAAAGCAGGAGTTAAATAA
- a CDS encoding IS3 family transposase encodes PNLRMVGKMLENVEENGHSLKNVLLHSDQGWQYTHQDYIDYLKEKQTTQSMSRKGNCLDNSPTECLFSVIKREFWFGEEKKFNSFKEFKTALGEYISYYNNDRIVNKLKGLSPVQYRNKSKHN; translated from the coding sequence CGCCTAATTTAAGAATGGTTGGTAAAATGTTAGAAAACGTAGAAGAGAATGGCCACAGCTTAAAAAATGTATTATTACATTCTGATCAAGGATGACAATACACTCATCAAGATTATATTGATTATTTGAAAGAAAAACAAACAACTCAAAGCATGTCAAGAAAGGGAAATTGTTTAGACAATAGTCCTACTGAATGTTTATTTAGTGTTATAAAAAGAGAATTTTGATTTGGAGAAGAAAAGAAATTTAATAGTTTTAAAGAATTTAAAACTGCTTTAGGAGAATATATTTCATATTATAATAATGACAGAATTGTTAATAAATTAAAAGGACTTAGTCCTGTCCAATACAGGAATAAGTCCAAACATAATTAA
- a CDS encoding FAD-dependent oxidoreductase, whose product MKIIVIGANHAGTSFLRTLKTVNPKAEITAYDRNTNTSFLGCGIAIWVGGKAKQPDGLFYSSPNILQKEYGVNLKTSHEVIEIDRKKKEVTVQDLDSGKTFKDTYDKLVFAGGTWPIEPKIPGIELDNILLSKLYQHAQVLVKKANDKKIQNVVVVGAGYIGIELVEAFHNKGKKVTLIDLADRVVPGYLDGEFTDIMQKNMKKEGVKLALGEKVVEFKSKDGKHVSQVITDKSKYDADLVIMSVGFKPRTYVLNDVEKLPNGAIKVNEFQQSISDENIYVLGDSAALKHCVSNTYEHVALATNAVKTGIVAALNLAGLKVPFPGVVGTNAINVFGCHYAATGFNEDAARAHGFDVASEYFEDNDRCEFAGKSEKVGCKIIFDKKTLQILGVQIGSWGQVNHTEVIYMFGLALQRKLTLPECALTDVFFLPHFNKPFNFFLMPMLKALGLKYKA is encoded by the coding sequence ATGAAAATTATTGTCATTGGTGCAAACCATGCAGGGACCAGCTTTTTAAGAACATTAAAAACTGTAAATCCTAAAGCAGAAATTACAGCTTATGACCGTAATACAAACACATCATTTTTAGGTTGTGGTATTGCAATTTGAGTAGGTGGAAAAGCTAAACAACCAGATGGATTATTTTATTCTTCACCAAATATTTTGCAAAAAGAATATGGAGTAAATTTAAAAACTTCACATGAAGTTATCGAAATTGATAGAAAGAAAAAAGAAGTTACAGTTCAAGATTTAGATAGTGGTAAAACCTTTAAAGACACATATGATAAATTGGTTTTTGCAGGTGGTACATGACCTATTGAACCAAAGATTCCAGGCATTGAATTAGACAACATTCTTTTATCAAAACTATATCAACATGCTCAAGTTTTAGTTAAAAAAGCAAATGATAAAAAGATTCAAAATGTTGTAGTTGTCGGTGCTGGATATATTGGAATTGAATTAGTAGAAGCATTTCACAATAAAGGCAAAAAAGTTACTTTAATTGACTTAGCTGATCGTGTTGTTCCGGGATACTTAGATGGTGAATTTACAGACATCATGCAAAAAAACATGAAAAAAGAAGGTGTTAAACTTGCTCTTGGAGAAAAAGTTGTTGAATTCAAATCAAAAGATGGAAAACATGTATCACAAGTTATTACAGATAAAAGTAAATATGATGCAGATCTTGTAATTATGTCAGTAGGTTTCAAACCTAGAACATATGTATTGAATGATGTTGAAAAATTACCTAATGGAGCAATTAAAGTTAATGAATTCCAACAATCAATTTCTGACGAAAACATCTATGTTTTAGGTGATTCTGCAGCATTAAAACACTGTGTAAGCAACACATATGAACACGTAGCTTTAGCAACTAATGCAGTTAAAACAGGTATTGTAGCTGCATTAAATTTAGCTGGACTTAAAGTGCCATTTCCAGGAGTAGTAGGAACAAATGCTATTAATGTTTTTGGTTGTCACTATGCTGCAACAGGATTTAATGAAGATGCAGCTAGAGCTCATGGATTTGATGTAGCTAGTGAATATTTTGAAGACAATGACCGCTGCGAATTTGCTGGTAAAAGTGAAAAAGTTGGATGCAAAATTATTTTTGACAAGAAAACATTACAAATTTTAGGTGTTCAAATCGGATCATGAGGTCAAGTAAATCATACAGAAGTTATTTACATGTTTGGTTTAGCACTTCAAAGAAAATTGACTCTTCCTGAATGTGCTTTAACTGACGTCTTCTTCTTGCCTCACTTTAACAAACCATTTAATTTCTTCTTAATGCCAATGCTTAAAGCACTTGGACTTAAATATAAAGCTTAA
- a CDS encoding HAD family hydrolase codes for MQNKRKVFAFDLDGTLLTDGVNTHPETQEAILKSYNLGHANIICTGRGLQKTLPLLKSIKGINYFVCSNGALFYDVEKDYYKVLGEVNKDIFNDLFDYAQAHDLILTIDTPEFNGAWSRNSDKNILPEWVKDQTKLTDKNSNFLKPYSDLEKVLKDNNSKVTQMALRNPLITAAETTKYFQNKLKDKQKVFLTNSIYTDVNPLGVTKWNGLSSLLDYLKINVHELYTFGDSGNDIEMLKNAHIGFAMGNATEEAKVAADRVIGSNLTGAIGQAINEILDDKN; via the coding sequence ATGCAAAACAAAAGAAAAGTGTTTGCTTTTGACTTGGATGGCACATTATTAACAGATGGAGTTAATACTCATCCAGAAACTCAAGAAGCAATTTTAAAATCATATAATTTAGGACATGCAAATATCATTTGTACTGGTCGTGGTTTGCAAAAAACTTTACCACTTTTAAAATCAATTAAAGGCATTAATTATTTTGTATGTTCAAATGGTGCATTATTTTATGATGTTGAAAAAGATTATTATAAAGTTTTAGGCGAAGTTAATAAAGATATATTTAATGATCTTTTTGATTATGCTCAAGCTCATGATTTAATTTTAACTATTGATACTCCTGAATTTAATGGTGCATGATCTAGAAATAGTGATAAAAATATATTACCAGAATGAGTTAAAGATCAAACAAAATTAACAGATAAAAATTCAAATTTCTTAAAACCATATTCAGATTTAGAAAAAGTTCTTAAAGATAATAATAGTAAAGTTACTCAAATGGCATTAAGAAATCCATTAATTACTGCAGCAGAAACCACAAAGTATTTTCAAAATAAATTAAAAGATAAACAAAAAGTTTTCTTAACAAACTCAATTTACACTGATGTTAATCCTTTAGGTGTAACTAAGTGAAATGGTTTAAGTTCACTTCTAGACTATTTAAAAATTAATGTTCATGAGCTCTATACTTTTGGTGATAGTGGCAATGATATTGAAATGTTAAAAAATGCTCACATTGGTTTTGCAATGGGAAATGCCACTGAAGAAGCAAAAGTAGCTGCCGATAGAGTTATAGGTTCTAATTTAACTGGCGCTATTGGTCAAGCAATTAATGAAATTTTAGACGACAAAAATTAA
- a CDS encoding energy-coupling factor transporter ATPase gives MQIKVKDLEHIFSRRTPMEFKALSGINVTINQGEYIGIIGQTGSGKTTFIEHLNALILPWNGSIEWIFENEKINKKTKEKEKFIDSYIVKARQKRVKKSKDIRKRVGIVFQFAEYQLFESTIKDDIAFGPRSFGVHKTEAYEKAKKYLELVGLDESYLNKSPFGLSGGQKRRVALAGILAMEPDILIADEPTAGLDPVGVREVLEIFNKLHQQGKTVIIITHDLDNVLEVAKRVLIFKDGKVVKDGDTYEVLRNTKFLKENNMEPPKLLEFVSKLEERGISVPKVTSIDELAAFLNKRMKGGV, from the coding sequence ATGCAAATAAAAGTTAAAGATTTAGAACATATTTTTAGTCGTAGAACTCCTATGGAATTTAAAGCATTAAGTGGTATTAATGTAACAATCAATCAAGGCGAATATATAGGAATAATTGGACAAACTGGCTCAGGTAAAACTACATTCATAGAGCATTTAAATGCTCTTATTTTGCCATGAAATGGTTCAATTGAATGAATTTTTGAAAATGAAAAAATAAATAAGAAAACAAAAGAAAAAGAAAAATTTATTGATTCATATATTGTTAAAGCAAGACAAAAAAGAGTTAAGAAATCTAAAGATATTCGTAAAAGAGTTGGAATAGTATTTCAATTTGCTGAATACCAATTGTTTGAATCTACTATTAAAGATGATATTGCTTTTGGACCAAGAAGCTTTGGTGTGCATAAAACTGAAGCTTATGAAAAAGCTAAAAAATATCTTGAGTTAGTAGGTTTGGATGAAAGTTACTTGAATAAATCACCTTTTGGTTTAAGTGGTGGTCAAAAAAGGCGTGTTGCTTTAGCTGGAATTTTAGCTATGGAACCCGACATTTTAATTGCTGATGAACCAACAGCTGGATTAGATCCAGTTGGAGTTAGAGAAGTTTTAGAAATTTTTAATAAACTTCATCAACAAGGTAAAACGGTTATTATTATTACACATGATTTGGATAATGTTTTAGAAGTAGCAAAAAGAGTATTAATTTTTAAAGATGGAAAAGTTGTTAAAGATGGTGATACTTATGAAGTATTAAGGAATACAAAATTCTTAAAAGAAAACAATATGGAACCTCCAAAATTATTAGAATTCGTTTCTAAATTAGAGGAAAGAGGCATTAGTGTGCCTAAAGTTACATCTATTGATGAACTAGCTGCATTCTTAAATAAAAGAATGAAAGGAGGTGTATAA
- the argS gene encoding arginine--tRNA ligase has protein sequence MVIVHKLNKLIKNIVNELKAENKIFSSFKFLDGEKKFSLKMARKTKGHNNNINHIECDIVFQLKKFSFIPYIELAEEIKKRLIKDSMVKDVTIDRYGLLHIVLNEKDLVSVVNEVIKKAYKYGQEKKNNIKVNIEYTSASPLNSLTLMNARNALVGETIARILEYLGYQVTREFLVYPGLKKMEKVSQIVHEQYVNLFELNDNSIKVDKDILECAKNIKAQNGDLYLDINDTIKRNKFDLAIVFYFLNKSKKQLKNLGVFFDIVSYFEDILVKEKIDKVLELLSPFIYDNDSNLILNTNLDDSKERILVHRNGTSSYLLLDIIYHLEKLKRADWIIDILDANHTQYSHSLISALKFLNAYNNNIDIAFCENFQIKENNEVKSMTEKNQNVIFIDELVKKVNLNEIKFFFLEKSTKHQITIEKEILNQKKISHNFDFILNTYNKINKLLDESKNNKCYCNKMNQNNFLSKLILRLDYFPYVLRKVIKTLNPFYLTKYLKEMCYLINQNLKDKLKKDYRNFYPILEAVKNVFDNGLNLLGIDFKN, from the coding sequence ATGGTTATAGTTCATAAATTGAACAAGTTAATTAAAAACATAGTAAATGAACTAAAAGCTGAAAACAAGATTTTCAGTTCTTTTAAGTTTCTTGATGGTGAAAAGAAGTTTTCACTAAAAATGGCTCGTAAAACTAAGGGCCATAACAATAATATTAACCATATTGAATGCGATATTGTTTTTCAACTTAAAAAATTTAGTTTTATTCCTTATATTGAATTAGCAGAAGAAATTAAAAAGAGATTAATCAAAGATTCAATGGTTAAAGATGTGACAATTGATCGTTATGGGCTTTTACATATTGTTTTGAATGAAAAAGATTTAGTTTCAGTGGTTAATGAAGTTATTAAGAAAGCTTATAAATATGGACAAGAAAAGAAAAATAATATTAAAGTTAATATTGAATATACTTCAGCTTCGCCACTTAATTCTTTAACTTTGATGAATGCTAGAAATGCTTTAGTTGGAGAAACTATAGCAAGAATTTTAGAATACTTAGGTTATCAAGTTACTCGAGAATTTTTAGTTTATCCAGGTTTAAAGAAAATGGAAAAAGTAAGCCAAATTGTTCATGAACAATATGTTAACTTGTTTGAATTAAATGACAATTCTATTAAAGTTGACAAGGATATTTTAGAATGTGCAAAGAATATTAAAGCACAAAATGGTGATCTTTATTTAGACATAAATGACACAATTAAAAGAAATAAATTTGATTTGGCAATTGTTTTTTATTTCTTAAATAAATCCAAAAAACAACTTAAAAATTTAGGTGTCTTTTTTGACATAGTGAGCTATTTTGAAGACATTTTGGTCAAAGAAAAGATTGACAAAGTATTAGAATTATTGTCACCTTTTATTTATGATAATGATTCAAATTTAATACTTAATACAAATCTTGATGATAGTAAAGAACGCATTCTTGTTCATAGAAATGGCACGAGTTCATATTTATTATTAGACATAATTTATCATCTTGAAAAATTAAAAAGAGCAGACTGAATTATTGACATTTTAGATGCTAACCATACTCAATATTCACACTCTTTAATTTCTGCTTTAAAATTCTTAAATGCTTACAATAATAATATTGATATTGCCTTTTGTGAAAACTTCCAAATTAAAGAAAATAATGAAGTTAAAAGTATGACAGAAAAAAACCAAAACGTCATTTTTATAGATGAATTAGTAAAAAAAGTTAATTTAAATGAAATCAAATTTTTCTTTTTAGAAAAGAGTACTAAACATCAAATAACAATTGAAAAGGAAATTTTAAATCAAAAGAAAATTAGTCATAATTTCGATTTCATATTAAATACTTATAATAAAATAAATAAATTATTAGATGAATCAAAAAACAATAAATGTTATTGTAACAAAATGAATCAAAACAATTTTTTAAGCAAACTTATTTTAAGGCTTGATTATTTTCCTTATGTTTTAAGAAAAGTAATCAAAACTTTAAATCCTTTTTACTTAACAAAATATCTAAAAGAAATGTGTTATTTGATAAATCAAAATCTAAAAGATAAACTTAAAAAAGATTATAGAAACTTCTATCCAATTTTAGAAGCTGTCAAAAATGTATTTGATAATGGACTAAATTTACTTGGAATAGATTTTAAAAATTAA
- the rlmB gene encoding 23S rRNA (guanosine(2251)-2'-O)-methyltransferase RlmB translates to MEKLYVCGRNSVEDALKVNLPIETIYVNSFQLAQKLKQITKAKIEMKDNSFFANYRNDNHQGVIAILRDFPIYDLETIKKDNPENVLVLDHIQDPHNLGAIIRTANTCGIKHLIISKERSANITSTVLKVSSGGFVNMKIIKVNSISATLTKLKKWNYWIYVSALDETAQKVNQVTFNKPSVLVVGNEGDGVSKSTLNEADQVIYIPQKGSVQSMNVSVATGILLYELTKD, encoded by the coding sequence ATGGAAAAATTATATGTGTGTGGTAGAAATTCAGTTGAAGATGCTTTAAAAGTAAACTTGCCAATTGAAACAATTTATGTCAACTCATTTCAACTCGCACAAAAATTAAAACAAATTACCAAAGCAAAAATAGAAATGAAGGATAATTCATTTTTTGCTAACTATCGTAATGATAACCATCAAGGTGTCATTGCTATTTTAAGAGACTTCCCTATTTATGATCTTGAAACAATTAAAAAAGATAATCCTGAAAATGTTTTAGTTTTAGACCACATTCAAGACCCTCATAATTTAGGTGCAATCATTAGAACTGCTAATACTTGCGGAATTAAGCATCTTATTATTAGTAAAGAAAGATCAGCTAATATTACTTCAACAGTTTTAAAAGTTAGCTCAGGTGGTTTTGTTAATATGAAAATAATTAAAGTTAATAGTATTAGTGCTACCTTAACAAAACTTAAAAAATGAAACTATTGAATTTATGTTTCAGCTTTAGATGAAACTGCTCAAAAAGTAAATCAAGTTACTTTTAATAAACCAAGTGTTTTAGTAGTTGGCAATGAAGGAGATGGTGTTAGCAAATCAACTCTAAATGAAGCTGACCAAGTGATTTACATTCCTCAAAAAGGAAGTGTTCAATCAATGAATGTTTCAGTTGCAACTGGTATTTTGTTATATGAATTAACAAAGGACTAA
- a CDS encoding class I tRNA ligase family protein, with amino-acid sequence MLKIYVCGPTVYNDLHIGNMVPILTFDLMLKARRVLGEKFTFVHNITDIDDKIINRARELNISEKELSQKYTKDYLKLLKTLDVDTISHLEKVTDNMGLIIEYVNKQVKNNNAYIDQEGNVWFDVKKFENHYGQVANLNLDKMIFEEQNNNKKFEADFALWKKTNVGIQFDSPFSKGRPGWHTECAVLINKHFKNKGLDIHGGGMDLTFPHHENENIQHFALYNQDITKEWIRCGQINYEGEKMSKSLGNVILAKDFLKEHDREILKLIILSSKISAPINVTNELIENMYVILNKYKKLIFKFFINFKNIDKSKINKNEEFIKIMNSLKIGDFSDFNYLLNEQIKEFNKTKNIKNAEIIFNTLKVIHPQLTIKANYNKAFELFDQWRCFIDKKEYKQADKIRKKLMKLGVY; translated from the coding sequence ATGTTAAAAATTTATGTCTGCGGTCCAACTGTTTATAATGATCTACATATTGGAAATATGGTTCCAATATTAACTTTTGATTTAATGCTAAAAGCTAGACGAGTTTTAGGAGAAAAATTCACTTTTGTTCACAATATTACTGATATTGATGACAAAATAATCAATCGTGCTAGAGAGCTAAATATAAGCGAAAAAGAATTAAGTCAAAAATATACTAAAGACTACTTGAAATTATTAAAAACCTTGGATGTTGACACTATAAGTCATCTTGAAAAAGTTACTGACAATATGGGCTTAATTATTGAATATGTTAATAAGCAAGTTAAAAATAATAATGCTTATATTGACCAAGAAGGTAATGTTTGATTTGATGTTAAAAAGTTTGAAAATCATTATGGTCAAGTAGCAAATTTAAATCTTGACAAAATGATTTTTGAAGAGCAAAATAATAACAAAAAATTTGAAGCAGATTTTGCGCTTTGAAAGAAAACTAATGTTGGAATTCAATTTGATTCACCTTTTTCAAAAGGTCGCCCAGGCTGACATACTGAATGTGCGGTTTTGATTAATAAACACTTTAAAAACAAAGGTTTAGATATTCATGGAGGCGGAATGGATTTAACTTTTCCTCATCATGAAAATGAAAATATTCAACACTTTGCTTTATATAATCAAGACATAACTAAAGAATGAATTCGTTGTGGACAAATTAATTATGAGGGCGAAAAAATGTCAAAATCTTTAGGCAATGTTATTCTTGCAAAAGACTTTTTAAAAGAACATGATCGCGAAATTTTGAAGTTGATTATTTTGAGTTCAAAAATTTCAGCTCCAATTAATGTGACAAATGAATTAATTGAAAATATGTATGTTATTTTGAATAAATACAAAAAATTAATTTTTAAATTCTTTATTAATTTTAAAAATATTGACAAATCAAAAATTAATAAAAATGAAGAATTTATTAAGATAATGAATTCTTTAAAAATAGGCGATTTTTCTGATTTTAATTATTTATTAAATGAACAAATTAAAGAATTCAATAAAACCAAAAATATAAAAAATGCAGAAATAATTTTTAATACTTTAAAAGTTATCCACCCTCAATTAACAATTAAAGCTAACTATAACAAAGCTTTCGAGCTTTTTGACCAATGACGCTGTTTTATAGACAAAAAAGAATATAAACAAGCTGATAAAATTAGAAAAAAATTAATGAAATTAGGAGTTTATTAA
- a CDS encoding energy-coupling factor transporter transmembrane component T family protein, with protein sequence MKSPIGRYYPHETIIHKIDPRLKLIINIIYIVLTFIVNYFVSLAVLLVPLMIAFVIGSRKIYPLFRLMIMPLIIGFFILFVNIYTMKLKPDSDYTRIIPWGGHSEYALTLEALARTGALIIRIYIMIMVTSLLLITTKPILLTKALEDLMFPFKLLFIPTHIIAMIISIALRFIPTLFEEAQRIMKAQASRGVDFKNGKIKEKVKSFTTLIIPLFVTSFAKAEDLSNAMETRGYDPYAKRTRYRKLRIGWLDILFFILIVGLILFVAFSQSAKYDFLPFWYKFTYFKY encoded by the coding sequence ATGAAATCTCCTATTGGTCGTTATTATCCACATGAAACAATAATTCATAAAATTGATCCAAGGTTAAAATTGATAATCAATATTATTTATATTGTTTTAACTTTTATTGTTAATTACTTTGTCTCTTTAGCTGTTTTATTAGTACCTCTAATGATTGCATTTGTTATTGGTTCAAGAAAAATATATCCTTTATTTAGATTAATGATTATGCCTCTAATTATTGGTTTCTTTATTCTCTTTGTTAATATCTATACTATGAAGTTAAAACCTGACTCGGACTATACAAGAATAATACCCTGAGGTGGCCATAGTGAATATGCCTTAACTTTAGAAGCTTTAGCAAGAACTGGAGCATTAATTATAAGAATTTACATTATGATTATGGTTACTTCTTTATTATTGATTACAACCAAACCAATACTACTTACTAAAGCACTTGAAGACTTGATGTTTCCATTTAAACTTCTATTCATTCCAACTCACATAATTGCTATGATTATTTCGATTGCATTAAGATTTATTCCTACTCTTTTTGAAGAAGCACAAAGAATAATGAAAGCTCAAGCAAGTCGTGGAGTTGACTTTAAGAATGGAAAAATTAAAGAAAAAGTTAAATCATTTACAACATTAATTATTCCATTGTTTGTTACTTCTTTTGCTAAAGCGGAAGACTTATCAAATGCTATGGAAACTAGGGGTTATGATCCTTATGCAAAAAGAACAAGATATCGTAAATTAAGAATAGGTTGATTAGATATTTTATTCTTTATATTGATAGTTGGTTTGATTCTATTTGTGGCATTTAGTCAAAGTGCAAAATATGATTTCTTACCATTCTGATACAAGTTCACATATTTCAAATATTAA